AATCAGGACAATCACAAGCCAGCCAGAAATCGATCCACGACCGACTCCTACCCCGAACGATCCACCAAGGTTCTGCCCATCATGGTGCAAGTCAAGCAAAAGGCCGCATTGATCTGCATCGACGGCTGGGGTATTCCAGTCATCTCCTCCGATCCCCAGGGCAATGCAATCCTCAACGCCGAGACGCCGTGGATGGACGAGTTCGCGACCGTAGGCAGCAAAATTACATCCGGATACACCGAGCTCGAGGCTtcctccctcgccgtcgGTCTGCCCGAGGGATTAATGGGAAACAGTGAAGTCGGACACTTGAACATCGGAGCTGGACGAGTGGTCTGGCAAGATGTCGTCCGTATCGATCAGACGATCAAGAAGGGCGAGATGAACAAGGTGGAGAACATTGTCAAGAGCTTCACGCGTGCCAAAGAGGGCAATGGCAGACTGCACCTCTGCGGACTGGTCAGTGACGGTGGAGTGCACTCTCATATCAACCACCTCAAGAACCTGCTCAAGGTCGCAAAAGAGATCGGCGTACCAGAGGTATACATCCACTTCTTCGGCGATGGCCGAGACACCGACCCAAAGTCCGGCAAAGGCCACCTCGAAGATCTGCTCGCTTTCACCAAGGAGCAGAGCATTGGTAAATTGGCCACCATAGTCGGTCGCTACTACGTGATGGACCGCGACAAGCGATGGGAGCGTGTCGAGCTCGGCCTCAAGGGCATGGTCACAGGTGAGGGCGAGGAGTCCTCTGACCCAGTAGCCACTTTCCAAGCACGCTACGATGCCGGCGAGAATGACGAGTTCTTGAAgcccatcatcatcaacggCAAGGAGGGTCGCATCTCCGACAAGGACACTGTTTTCTTCTTCAACTACCGCTCCGACCGCGTTCGCGAGGTTGTGCAACTTCTCGGCGACCAGGACCGCTCTCCTCGTCCAGACTTCCCCTACCCATCCGACATTCACCTCACCACCATGACCCGGTACAAGACGGACTTCAACCTTCCCATCGCTTTCGCTCCGGTGTCCATGGACAATGTTCTCGCTGACTGGTTGGGCCAACACGATGTGAAGCAGGTTCACATCGCGGAGACCGAGAAGTTCGCCCACGTCACTTTCTTCTTCAATGGCGGTCAAGAGACACAGTACCCTGGCGAAGAACGTGACCTGATTCCTTCTCCCAAGGGTGTGGCGACCTACGACCTCGAACCAAAGATGTCCGCCATGGGTGTTGCCGAGAAGATGGCCGAGCGTATCGCCGCGGGCGAACACGAGTTCATCATGAACAACTTCGCGCCACCAGACATGGTAGGCCACACAGGTGTATACGATGCTGCGGTAATTGCATGTGGTGAGACGGATAAGGCGATTGGAGTGGTCTACGAGGCTTGCAAGAAGCACGGATACACGCTGTTCATCACCGCGGATCACGGCAAtgcggaggagatgttgaCAGAGGAGAAGACGCCGAAGACAAGTCATACGACGAATAAGGTGCCTTTCGTCATGGCAAATGCGCCGGAGGGCTGGAGTTTGAAGAGGACGGATGGCGTGCTGGGAGATGTGGCGCCGACGATACTGGCGTGTATGGGATTGGAGCAACCGAAGGAGATGACCGGAACGAGTTTGTTGGTCAAGAAATAATTTGCTTCGAATGCATCATCGAGGGATACA
The DNA window shown above is from Zymoseptoria tritici IPO323 chromosome 11, whole genome shotgun sequence and carries:
- the GPM2 gene encoding phosphoglycerate mutase 2 (homology to co-factor-independent enzymes conserved in other filamentous fungi) — its product is MVQVKQKAALICIDGWGIPVISSDPQGNAILNAETPWMDEFATVGSKITSGYTELEASSLAVGLPEGLMGNSEVGHLNIGAGRVVWQDVVRIDQTIKKGEMNKVENIVKSFTRAKEGNGRLHLCGLVSDGGVHSHINHLKNLLKVAKEIGVPEVYIHFFGDGRDTDPKSGKGHLEDLLAFTKEQSIGKLATIVGRYYVMDRDKRWERVELGLKGMVTGEGEESSDPVATFQARYDAGENDEFLKPIIINGKEGRISDKDTVFFFNYRSDRVREVVQLLGDQDRSPRPDFPYPSDIHLTTMTRYKTDFNLPIAFAPVSMDNVLADWLGQHDVKQVHIAETEKFAHVTFFFNGGQETQYPGEERDLIPSPKGVATYDLEPKMSAMGVAEKMAERIAAGEHEFIMNNFAPPDMVGHTGVYDAAVIACGETDKAIGVVYEACKKHGYTLFITADHGNAEEMLTEEKTPKTSHTTNKVPFVMANAPEGWSLKRTDGVLGDVAPTILACMGLEQPKEMTGTSLLVKK